A genome region from Gouania willdenowi chromosome 9, fGouWil2.1, whole genome shotgun sequence includes the following:
- the LOC114469159 gene encoding uncharacterized protein LOC114469159, with product MDENYMQQFQAMSNHMDKETEKSSTLTLTQTIIQKVFSVFLSMTTSWIWTQCHRDRIKQVENHWQNQLRAVQEQRCKEKDDHHIRLMEMEKHFNEKLQEKRCALNQKQEELQSFKDRVANDVALSIQTGNTESMNNPVGKFRLKEMYDDLIRQWPKIKNSLKSGKDTPPSVKAMIQKTFEETSDAMEQKKKQIDEVFGLNDGVEPTPQRLEEYKLSTIHYLQLNLYYHRKAGSMPCFEDPQDVMDYVRSQCSWLGSLMALNNPPLQPDWDNHDPGMNAWDIFPRKLRSSSFTVL from the exons ATGGACGAAAATTACATGCAGCAATTTCAGGCGATGAG CAATCATATGGACAAGGAAACAGAGAAGAG CTCCACACTAACTCTAACCCAAACCATCATCCAGAAAGTCTTTTCAGTCTTCCTCTCCATGACTACAAGTTGGATCTGGACACAATGTCACAGAGACAG AATTAAACAGGTGGAAAACCATTGGCAGAACCAGCTGAG GGCCGTTCAGGAACAAAGATGCAAAGAAAAAGACGACCACCATATCAG ACTGATGGAGATGGAAAAACACTTCAATGAAAAACTTCAAGAAAAAAG ATGTGCTCTGAATCAAAAACAAGAAGAGCTGCAGTCCTTTAAAGATCG AGTGGCAAACGATGTGGCTCTTTCTATACAGACGGGGAACACAGAGAGCATGAACAACCCAGTGGGTAAATTCAGACTAAAGGAAATGTACGATGATCTCATCCGACAGTGGCCCAAGATTAAAAACAGTCTGAAGTCAGGAAAAGACACTCCGCCTTCAGTCAAAGCTATGATTCAG AAAACCTTTGAAGAAACATCTGATGCAATggagcagaagaagaaacagaTCGATGAGGTGTTTGGATTGAATGACGGAGTAGAACCAACTCCTCAGAGG CTCGAGGAATACAAACTATCAACGATCCACTATCTTCAACTAAACCTCTACTATCATAGGAAAGCTGGATCAATG CCGTGCTTTGAGGACCCTCAGGATGTGATGGATTATGTGCGTTCCCAGTGTTCCTGGTTGGGTAGTTTAATGGCTTTAAACAATCCTCCTCTTCAGCCCGACTGGGACAACCACGACCCCGGGATGAACGCCTGGGACATTTTCCCACGGAAACTCAGGTCTTCCTCATTCACAGTCCTGTAg